In Sulfolobales archaeon, the sequence GACCTATAGATATATTATTGCTGGCTCTAGATATTATGGGATGCTTTTACGAACCCCGTTAGGGCTTTGATCGGGATCCTGGAGAGGGCTTCAGAGGGAACCAGTATCTATAGAGTTTTAGAAGGTATATCTGTTCTTGCATCGCTAGCCATACTACTTATACTAGATCTTGCTATAGGTATTCACAACATTTTATATCCAGTCGCTGGAGTGATATCTATCTATGGTAGTCATCATCTGAGGAGGTGTAGAAACCTATATCAGGGGTATCTATGGGGCATAGAGGGTATGGGTTATCTACTAGATAGGAGAGGCCTCTACATGATTGTTATAAGGGCTATATTTTTCGTAGAGATCTTCCTAATAGCTTTAGGGATCTCTCTTATCATATACCCAGTTATAGGCTACCAACTACTTGGGGGATACGGATCATATATATTACTCGCCTCCCTATCCTCCTTCGCCTCAGTAGCTATTATAGGTCACTTCACAAGGGTAGAGCTATATAGAATCTTCATTGAGAAGGTGCGTAGAGGTGGCTGAAGAGTTCTTCCCACACACCAGCTTTAGGCCGGGCCAGAGGGAGGTTTTAAAGAGGATCAGAGAGGAGCTAGCCTCCACAAGGATTCTGATCCTAAGGGCCCCCACAGGTTTTGGCAAAACAGCTGTGGGGATAGCAACGGGGATGATGAGGCCACCAGCTATACATTCTGTGAGGACTAGGAACGAGATAACACCTGTCCTCAGGGATCTCAAGAAGCTCTCTAAAAGGGTTAGAGGTGTTAGATACAGCTTCATACATTCCGCCCATGCAATGTGCCCCCTTCTAAGCGATAAGAAGATAGATCCTGAGGATTTCTGGCTGAACTGCCAGATCCTCAGGGAGATGGGTCTATGTAGCTACTATATAAAATCCCTCTCCATAGCTGAAGAGGATATCGAGGATATACTGGCTACCTCAGAGAACCATGTAGAGTGTGTAAAGCGAATCTCTAGAGAGCTAGGTGCATGCCCCTTCTTCTCCCTCGCAAGGCTTGCTAGAAGCTCTGACTATGTTGTTGCTACATATCCATATGTATTTTCAAGAGATCTGTTTTCCACAATCTATCCAGATGAGGATCCAGGTGAGTTTTCAGCTATAATAGATGAGGCACATATAATCATAGACCCCTCATCTATATTCTCATCAGAGATAAGCGTTACAAGGATAAGATCCTCTGTAAACGAGGTCAGAGAATACCTAGGCGGAGACCCCTTCACAGAAGACCTTATGGAGAGGATAGCGAGGCTTGTCGAAGAAAAGGCGAGGGATGAGAAGCTGAGGAGAATAGATAGGGCTTCCATGGGTATAGATAGCGATTCTATAGAACATCTAATCGATATAGCTTTAGAGGTTAAGAAGAGGGCTATAGAGAGGATCCTTTCTAGAGGCTCTGTGAGTGATGCAGCATCTAAAAGGGTCTCCATGGTAAAGGTAGCCCTATCACTAGCGTTGCTCGAGGATAGCAGGTTTGAGGCATTTGCATATAGAGATGGGCAGAACGCGTGGCTGAAGATCTCAGCTGTGGATCATAGCGTTGTCTCAGAAGCCCTTCAAGCATATAGATCTACACTGCTTATGTCAGGCACACCCCCCTCTAAAGAGTATATAGAGAGGATCCTTGGCCTGGGAGGGGTATCATATATAGATGCTATGGAGGCAGGCGCGTGGTCGCCATATACAAATATGGCTGTGATACTTACTAGCCAGCTGACATCGAGGTACATCGAAAGGGGGGATACGATGTATAAGCTCTACTCGGAATATATAGATGCCCTCGATAGCCTCGTAAAAGGGGTTAAGCTAATAGTATATCCCAGCTATAACTTCATGAGAAAGGTTGTTGAGAAGCTCGGCTGGAGGGGATATATAGAGGATAGAGGATCCACAATAGAAGATCTCGAAGAGGGGGTTAGAGCAGACGGGCTAATCCATGTTGTAGCAGGTGGAAAGCTATCTGAGGGGATAGAGTTGGTGGAGAATGGGAGATCCCTTATAAAATCAGTCTTCATAGCAGGTGTACCATATCCCCAGAGAGACGATTATATCGAGGAGCTTCTCAAGAATATGAGGAGAAAGGTCCCTGATAGAGAGGCTTGGGACTATGTATATAATATGGCGTCATCGATAAGAGCTATGCAGGCGATAGGAAGATCTGTTAGGAGTGAGGAGGATAGAGCATTGATAGTGCTGGGCGACAGAAGATTCATGGCTCAAGAGGTGAGGAAATATATGGGCATCAGAATCGGGAGAATAGCTAGGAATATTGTGGAATTCAAATCTCTGGTGAGGCTTGTTGCAGAGAACTTCTTATAGATAGATGAGGCGGATTTTAGCTGTGAATGTTTATAAGCACCTATTAGTTAGATCTAGTGATGATGAAACCCGGCAAAACAGATATATGAAGATCTATTCATGCACTGATTCCATTCACACCGATTATCATAACTTGCTTCGCTATCTCCAACCACAGCTGTGAAAGCCCTAACTAGCCTCTACCACTACCTTCATCCTCCTCTCCACTTCTTATAGCTCTTCCCTTGAATATAGATGCCACATATCTATAGCCAGGGGTCTCGATAGGCTTTTCTGGAAGTATGCCTTGAGGCCTTAGATAGAGGATTAGTATAATTACTATTGCGAAAACGAGTCTTTCAATCCTTGTGACATCGAACCAGCTCACATCAACGGGGGTTCCCCATATATTGAGGATCCAAGATATTCCTGAGAGTATCTGCTCTTTATAGAAGTTAATCGCCCTCGATGATGCCCAATATATAGAGACACCTATTATCACACCCAGATTATTACCGGCACCACCCATCAATACCATTAGCCATGGTATGAATGTATATAGATACCTATCGTATTTATCTACTGTCAACCCGCCGGAGTACATGGTATCTATGTATCCAGCTGCTGCAGCAATAGCAGAGCCTACCACCATTGCTTTAACCCTCAGAGATCTTGTGTTGATACCTAGACTCTCCGCTGCGAGCTCGTTCTCCCTCATAGCCCTTAGAGCTCTTCCAAACGGTGTTCTGAGCATATAGCTTGTGAAGAGGAGAGATGCTATTAGAAGCAGTGATGATACATATAGATATACCCAGGATTTTGGCCCTAGCCAGCCAAGCGGATCTGGCACAGATACTCCTCTAGTCCCATTTAATATGGGGTCGTAGTTCCTATTAATAGCCCTGAATATCTCTGCTATTGCTATGAGCGTTATAGCTAGATAGTCCTCCCTAAGCTTGAAAGCTGGGAGCACAGCTATATAGCCTAGGAATGCTCCGAAGCATATAGCTATTGCCATGCCCAGGAGCATCATAAGCAGCGAGTTCGCTGGGTGTGTGTTCATATATGCCTGTAGCTCCACAGAGGCTGGGCCATTATTAAATATATAATCTGTTTTAGGTGCATCAACAAACACCACCTGGATCATTCTCGGCACTAGGGATCCTGCTACGATAGCCCCACCAAGGATCGGTAGAACCTTACCGAAGTTAGGGAGCCCTGCATATCCATACTCTAGGTTAAGGGATAATGAGATCACAGAGAATATAGCTATAAACGGTATTGTATCTATAACGAGGCTCAGTATATCTGCCACATAGATCACCTCCTAATAATTGATGAGAGCTTATTAGCAGCTCTAGATACCGCTGGGGCTAGGCCTGTTGGTGCAAATGCTATGAACAACACTATCAAGATCATTGGAAAGACAAAGCCGTATTTCAGGATCTCGCCAGCGCCCTGATAACCTATTGAATATAGACATCCATAGATCTGGGACGGTAGTATTGATTCCGCATATGCCACCAGCAGCGCCCCTAGGAAAGGGCCGTAGATGCTTGAGAGCCCACCAGCTATGCTTACAGCGAATATGGTAATTAATATCCTGGCTGGGACGCTGGGATCTACATAGAACCACATTGGATAGAAAAGCCCTGCCAGTCCTCCGAGCGCGCCTGCTAGGAACCACGAGAATATATATATCCTGCTAGTAGGTATTCCCAATATCTCTGCAAGCCCGGGGTTCTCAATAGCTGCCCTCATAGCTATGCCCAGCTTAGTTTTATTGATGAAGATATATAGTAGCGATATAAGTGCTGCTAGAAGGGCTAGAACTATTAGTGGTGCAGCTGTTATCTGTGGATTAGCGATAACCACTATATCATCTGATCTGAAGAGGAATCCCTTGGCCGTATAGATCTTATACACGTAATAATAATAATCTGTTAAAATATATATAATAGTAGATCCAAATAGATCTACAGCTATTGTAGCTATCATGAGCTGAACAATCGAGGCACCCCTAGACGATAGAGGCTTTATAACCAAGAGATATGTTGCTAGAGACGCGATCCCACCCAGGATAAAGGCGAGAGGGGCTAGAGGATATGGTGGCATAACGTTAAGGATCTTTGGGTGTCCGAGAAAAGCTACATACATACCAAGCCCTACATAGAAGCCATATGCAAAGTTGGGGACCTTAGTTGTTTGATACATGAGCGTTAACCCTAGCCCCATAAGGCTTAGAATACCCATGTAAAATAGAAACCCTATTAACTGTTGAAACTGTATACTAGCAATTCCAGCAAGGCAGGAGGCCGCATCTCCTAAACCGGGCATAAACTAAACCTAATCTATATATAGTTCTGCACTTATAAACCCCTAAGTTTAATATAGAGAGAAAGGTGATTTAGGTGGGTTTGAAGAGCTCAGTTGGTGTATCAGCTACACAAGCTATAATATATATAGTGTTACTCGTAGTTGGGATTGCTGCAGGCTATGCCATAGGAGGATCTGTTGCAGCTCCACCAGCTAAAGTGGTTACAGTGACACAGCCTGGAGGCGTCTCTACCGTAACAGCTATGGTTACAACAACTATAGCCACAACTGTAACTCCTGTTGCAGGCCTTAGAGGAGAGATCCTTATAGGGGCATTGCTACCGCTAAGCGGTGATCTAGCAAGCGAGGGGCCTTTAAATAGGGTTGCTGCTGAGATGGCTATCGAGGATCTGAATAGCTATGTGAAGGCCCTGGGTCTTCCAATAACATTCAGACTTCTTGTAGAGGATAGCGCTACAGATCCCACAACAGCTCTCAACAAGCTCCAATCACTATATGCCAGAGGCGTTAGAGCCGTTGTAGGCCCTATGACAAGTGCTGAGGTTAGGAATTTGAAGAGCTATGCAGATGGAAATAAGATAGTTATCTGTAGCCAGTCCTCTACAGCACCTGATCTTGCGGTACCTGACTATATATTTAGGGATGTTCCCAACGATAGGTACCAGGGTAGAGCTCTTGCAAGGCTCATGTATGACTATGGAATACGATATGTGTATATACTCTATAGGAATGATGCATGGGGTAAGGGGCTTGCAGATGCTACAGCAGCTAGGTTTAAAGAGATAGGAGGTACTGTGCTTGCCAGCGTGGGATATGATCCTAAGAAGGGTGATTTCTCATCCGAGCTGGGCGCGGCAGCGTCAACAGTTAGGGATGCGATTAATAGATATGGAGCCTCAAAGGTAGGGGTTCTATTGATAAGCTTCGAGGAGGGAGGAGTTATAACAGCACAAGCAGGCGGGTATTCAGAGCTTATGAGCGTTACATGGTTCGGAAGTGATGGCACAGCGCTAAACTCAAAGATCCTGGAACAGGCGGGTACACAGCTAGCTAAGGTAAAACACCTAGCAACGATCTTCGCCCCTACACAGAGCCCCAAGTTCATGGACTTCGTCAATAGGTTTAAGAGCAGGACAGGCGAATATCCAGGGACATATCCAGCTACAGCCTATGATTGTGTCTGGCTGCTGGGGCTAGCAATAATACAAGCTGGGAAATACGATGGAGAGGCGATTAAGAATGCCATGATACCTGTTTCAAGAACATATTTCGGAGTGTCTGGGTGGACAATATTAGATGATAATGGGGATAGAGCTGGAGGAGACTACGATGTATGGGCAGTTGTTATCAAGGATGGTAAGCCAACATGGGAGAGAGTTGCTCTAGTAGATGTCGGCGCTGATAGTGTAACATGGTTTAAGAAAATATAGGGGAGAGCTATTAAGGCCTTACAAAACCCCTAAATAGTTTTATTTTAAATATAAATATGATTTTTACAACTGAAAGCCCCGTCCTTTAGGGCGGGGATGTTGTTAATGCTTATAATCTTTGATGCAAGTACTATAGCTAGATGATGAAGTGGCTAAGCATGGCAACCAGGCCCCCGGATGATCATGAATGGGGGCTAACAGCCATATCCCCGAGTCCCCGGGAGGGGATAGGGGTAATGGGCCGGAGACCCGGCCCAGGACTAAACCCACGAGAACCTGGGATGATCTACTATAGAATTGAAAGGGGAGGAGGTCAGCATATAATAAATCTACGGCTGAAAACTTACTCTTCAAGGCTAAGGAAGAACTAGGTTGAGAATTTCCTAGCCTTAGGATGAGAACCTATTCTTAGGGATATTAATAATTAAGGATTAAGGTGTTACTCTGTTTCTTCCTCCTCTTCCTCCTCCTCACCCTCATATTTAGGCGCATATCCCCAGCTCTTAATACCCTTTTCACACTCCCTTAGATGGTTAATAACATCTTCTTCAGTTAATAAATATGTGGTATTCTCAGGTATATATCCCCTAACCCTTTGCCCCTCTGGACATAGCTTATCGGGATCGCTACATCTGGGGCAAACATACATACCAGTAACTCTATCCCTACATAAAACGATCTCCCTATCACCAAACCTTATAGTTGTTCTCTCCCACTCGGGGTTCCATTGATACATATAATCCCACATATATGGTTTTCCTAAAGCTCTGATAAGCTAGAGGCCGGTCTTCTCCCTACTATTTAGAGTATTGCCTCTATGCTGTAAAACATTGCCTCTTCTTATCAATATAATCTCTGCATATCAATTTAGTTCTAATATCGCTTATCCTTTGAGATTATATTGTGTAGAACCTTTTGATCTAAAGTTTCTCACAATCTAAAAGCTAGCTGCGGTTTAAGCCCATAGATCCTATATAATAGTGTTTAGATAGAGCCCACCGATGATCCTATGTCCCCAGCGCAGTTTTCGGATCTTTGATATGGTTGCTGGGCTGTTCTCACCATATATACTCTTCGAGAGATATGTTGAGAGCTCAGAATCAAGATCCATTCCAATTTGAGTGATCTCCGAAGCTCCAAGGGCTTTGGCAAGAACGAAGGCTCTATCGCCATCCGTAAATCCCGGGATCATTGTTAGCTCTGGGCATGGGTAGCAAACCTGTGTTGTAAAAACAACTCTTTCCCTCCATCTCCTGAGATAGTCTAAGATATGCGGGATATTCCTATAGTTATCCCCATGTATCTGAATGACTATGTAGCCACCGCGATTAAATACAAGCTCGGCTGGTTTAACACCACCATCTAGATCAGTAATAGATACTGGTATAACATCCTCTAGATCCTTTAAAAGGGAGCAAGCGCCATCCGCACAGAAAACACATGACCCCCTCTCTATCCTTGTATAGTTCTTCAGAGCGCTAGGCCCCGCTCCAACTACATATACCTTTCTCCCTAGAACCGCCCTCTTGATCTCCTGCATTATATCTAAAGGATCCCTCACACCTATGCTCCTCGCAACTAGGCATGCCATTTGAGAAGCCTCCCACTCCAAATCTAGATCAAATCCTAGATCATTTAAAACCATCCTATACAGCTCCGATGTCCTAATCAGATCCCAGCGCAAAAGCCCACCTATATATAGTTAATGCTAGAAACTAATTCAACATAGACAGCCTCTTCTAAATACGGAGTTGGTTAAAAGCATATAGAACTAAATCGGATTAGATATTATAAAAAATAAGCCTAAGTTATAGATCATCTGATTCTAAATCCTGCTCCTCGGCCTCTTCGGAGGGGGGAGGTGTGGAGGTCTCCCCAAATACAACTAGCTTGGCTTGTGAGAGAGCCTCTAAGATAGCCTCTACTGGAGACTCTACCTCCGACACATCTAGCTTTAGATCGTTAGCAACCTTACTTATTATCTCATCAACAGTTCTAACCCCATCACATAGTGTCCATATATAGTAAGCAGCTGGGTTAAGCGCGTAGGCCTCATCCTCGCTTAGAGCTATAATATAGTTCTCCCCCTCCATCCCAACATGCTCTCCCTGCCTTAAGGGCTTCATATCATGGCTAATCATTACTCACCACCCCTTCTAAACCCTCCCCTTCTAGGCCCTCTTCCCCCTCTAAAGCCACCTGCCCTCTGAGGTCTATAGTCCTCTGGAGCTTTTACAAACTCCTCAGGTATCTGATCTATAGGCGGTACCTCATTATCATCTATAACCTGTAGCTCTGTCTTAGAGCTCACATTAACCTGAACCTCTCCCTTATAGGCCGAGGTCCAGGCATTCCTTATCTCTACAGCCTCTCCCTCCTTGAGTGTCCCAGCATGCTTACCCCATAGAGTTACCTTAACCCTCCCTGTCTCATCACCGATCACAGCCTCGCTTATAGTTCTAAGCCCGCTCTTGGTCTGGATTGTCCTTGGTGGGGAGACCGATATTATCCTCCCCCTTATATTTATATTCTCGATACCTGGTTTCAATTCACTTATCTTCGGACTTGGATTCGGATTCGATTTCGGATCCAATTCCCTCCAACTCCTCGTATGTAATTATAGTTTTGCTAGAAAGCTTATAAATACCTACTTTCGATCTCCTGAATATAGATTAATAGTATGTATCGCGTTCCCTCAACTTAAGGGGCTATATGCTTGATCTCTCTACCCTATGCAGAGTTTCAGCAGTAATACTTAAAATCCTCTATGTGATTCCTATATAGAGCACTGTTGAAGCTTGATGAGAGGCATCCCATATTAATATCGATCCTGTTCAACATAGTTGCTATAGTAGTTAAGGCGTTGATCTTCAGCAACACATTATCTAGAGCAGTTTACTCAGAGATCTTCCACTCAATTGGTGACACATCTAACAGCCTAACCCTATATATAGGGACTAGAGCATCTAGTGCTAAGCCCTCGCCCAGATATCCTTTTGGAATTGGGAAAGCCCTGTATCTCTCAAGCCTCTTCTCCTCCATAATACTGGGGGGCTCTATATTCTATATGATCATAGCTGAGAACCTCAGGATCTATTCGAGTGCTGAGACATATATAGCGATTTCTAGTGGACACCTCTACTGGCTCTATATGCTAGCCCTCTCATCTTTTGACACTATAACGCTGATCTTATCTGTAAAAATAATGAGAGCCAGGGAGGGGAGAGCTATAGTCCTAGCTCCCCTAGTTCTAGAGGATCTCATGGGGATATCGGGAAACATCATGGCCTCAGCCTCTCTTATACTATCAAATATAGCTGTAGATCTAGCGCTCTCCAGCGTAATAGCCTTCATAACCCTCGCTGGATCTATACATATAGGCTATAGAAGCATAGAGGCATTGCTAGGCCATTCAGCCCCAAAGGAGGTGATCGCGAGGATTGTAAAGATATCCCTCTCAATACCAGGGGTTGTTGATGTAAATGATGTTAAGACAATGCTCATAGATCCTGATAGATATCTCGCAATAGTACAGATAGAGGTTAAAGAGGATATGACGATAAAAGAGGTTGAGGAGATTAAAGAAGAGATAGTAGATTCTATAAAAAAGAATCTACCGGAGATCCGCTATCTAATCCTAGACATAGTAAAGCCTAAGGAGCCTGCTAAAAGCTATGTAAGTCTCCTGAGGGAGATAAAAGAGATTTGATAACCAAAGTACTTTTACAGCTGAAAGCCTACACTTTAAGATGGGGAGGAGGTTAGATGCATATATGCCCCCTTGAGTGGAGATACGGATCAAGTGATATGAGGAATATATTTGCTATCTCGAACATTGTGAGAACATATATAGAAGTTGAGATAGCCCTCATGGCGGGGCTTGCAAGGGCTGGGATAGCCCCGACACACTGTGTGGAAGCCCTTAGAAAGTGCTCCGATGGCCTCGAACCTGGTGAGATCTATAGGCTTGAGGAGGCGATCGGCCATGATATAGCGTCTCTAGCATATATCCTTGGAGAGAGATGTGGTGAATGTGGAAGATATGTTCATCTAGGTGCTACAAGCTATGATATAGTGGATACCTCATGGGCTATCCTGATTGGGAGAGCCTTGGAAATTGTTAAGAGCAAGTTGAGAAGAATCCTCGAGGCTATATCCAAGCTAGCTATAGAGCATAGAGACACGATAATGGTTGGTAGAACACATGGACAGCACGCTCTACCAATAACCCTGGGCTTCAAGCTAGCAAACTATGTCTTTGAGCTTAGCAGGAGCTATGAGAGGATATGCCAGGCTGGGGAGAGGATCATAAGATCTAAATTCTCTGGAGCCGTTGGCACAATGGCTGCCTGGGGCGATAAGGGTTTCGAGGTTGAGAAAGGGGCCTCAGAATATCTGGGAATAGAGCCACATGTAATATCAACCCAGGTAGCCCCTAGAGACGGTTTTGCAGAGCTTATATCCATACTAGCTATTCTCGCGAGTCAGCTAGACAGATTTGCCCTCGAGGTGAGGGAGCTCTCTAGAACAGAGATCGGAGAGCTATATGAGTCTGAAGAAAGGGTTGGAAGCAGCACTATGCCCCACAAGAGGAACCCTACAGTCTCTGAGAGGATCTCTGGGCTAGCCAAGATCCTAAGATCCCTTGTAATAGCATCTTTGGAGAACATACCCCTCATGCACGAGAGGGATTTAACAAATAGTAGTAGCGAAAGGATCTTAATACCACATGCATTCCTAATAATAGATCAGATGCTAGAAGACACACTAAGACTACTTAAAATACTAAGGATCGATGTTAAAAAGATGATGGAAAACATAGGACTTACTAGAGGCGCCATAATGTCTGAATCTATAATGGTTAAGCTCGTAGAAAAGGGCATACCAAGACATATAGCACATAAAATGCTCTTAGAAGTAACTAGAGATCTAGGCGATAGATCTTTAACAGAGGCTTTAACAGCTAATCCTAACATATCTCAATATCTTTCAAAGGAGGAGATCGAGGAAGCCCTAGATCCGAGGAGATATCTAGGGAAATATGGAGAACTGATCGAAAGAGCCATCAAATATATGGAAAAAACTGTTGAGAAATGTAGATAGAGCCATTACCGCTTCTCCCTACCGCTTTGCTTTGTTTAGTGGTATGGATTCCACCTCGCCTGGAGGGCTTGCCCAGTTCACCCCAAGGGCTCATAGGTAGTTGTTAAGCCCAGCAGCATGTGGCTTCATCGCCTGGGCGGTTCCAATTAGTCGGAGAATAAGATATATAGATCTTAGCATGGCATAGAAAGACACAACCCAGAATAGAAAACAATAACTCAAAGTTTCTGCCCCTTATAGCCATAGCCTCAACCTCCTCATCCTCCGCTGCTGTGAACACCATCTTACCCGACTCGACCAGCATCTCATTCTGTGGTACTAGTAGGTAGCCGTGGAGCTTTTCCTAAGCCTTCCCCTTCTAAATTCATCCTTATCAACATCTAGAACCTCCCTCTTAACTAGGGGTGCTAGCCCCTCAAGGAATCTCTCCACTATCCTAGCTGCAACTCTGGGGTTTATGGCGAAGACTGAGCTGTAAACCTTAACACCAGCTGGTACAGCTGGAACAGGGATCCTCCTGTCTACATTATCGAGTATATCATGTACAGTTCTATCACCGCTAACGAATACTAGTAGCTTAACACCCATACTAGCTATCTGGCTAGCACACCTCCTAGTATCGAAGGCTGTAGTAGACCAGACACGAGTAGTGACGCACCTAACCACCTCAGCATATACCTCGTGGCCCGTGCCCTTAACAACATCAAACCCCATAAGACCCGGGGGATTAGAAGTCTAGCACCAGGCCTTAGACTCTCAAGGAAACCCTAGCTCTCTTAGGTGAAACAAGCTTAGCCCCCATAGCTAAAGCCCTCAAGCCATAAGCATCATCACTACCCTTAAAACCAAGCCTACCATCAATACCGACTAGAGGATCAACTATGAAGCTTACAGGGC encodes:
- a CDS encoding branched-chain amino acid ABC transporter permease, giving the protein MADILSLVIDTIPFIAIFSVISLSLNLEYGYAGLPNFGKVLPILGGAIVAGSLVPRMIQVVFVDAPKTDYIFNNGPASVELQAYMNTHPANSLLMMLLGMAIAICFGAFLGYIAVLPAFKLREDYLAITLIAIAEIFRAINRNYDPILNGTRGVSVPDPLGWLGPKSWVYLYVSSLLLIASLLFTSYMLRTPFGRALRAMRENELAAESLGINTRSLRVKAMVVGSAIAAAAGYIDTMYSGGLTVDKYDRYLYTFIPWLMVLMGGAGNNLGVIIGVSIYWASSRAINFYKEQILSGISWILNIWGTPVDVSWFDVTRIERLVFAIVIILILYLRPQGILPEKPIETPGYRYVASIFKGRAIRSGEEDEGSGRG
- a CDS encoding ABC transporter substrate-binding protein is translated as MKSSVGVSATQAIIYIVLLVVGIAAGYAIGGSVAAPPAKVVTVTQPGGVSTVTAMVTTTIATTVTPVAGLRGEILIGALLPLSGDLASEGPLNRVAAEMAIEDLNSYVKALGLPITFRLLVEDSATDPTTALNKLQSLYARGVRAVVGPMTSAEVRNLKSYADGNKIVICSQSSTAPDLAVPDYIFRDVPNDRYQGRALARLMYDYGIRYVYILYRNDAWGKGLADATAARFKEIGGTVLASVGYDPKKGDFSSELGAAASTVRDAINRYGASKVGVLLISFEEGGVITAQAGGYSELMSVTWFGSDGTALNSKILEQAGTQLAKVKHLATIFAPTQSPKFMDFVNRFKSRTGEYPGTYPATAYDCVWLLGLAIIQAGKYDGEAIKNAMIPVSRTYFGVSGWTILDDNGDRAGGDYDVWAVVIKDGKPTWERVALVDVGADSVTWFKKI
- a CDS encoding PqqD family protein, translated to MISHDMKPLRQGEHVGMEGENYIIALSEDEAYALNPAAYYIWTLCDGVRTVDEIISKVANDLKLDVSEVESPVEAILEALSQAKLVVFGETSTPPPSEEAEEQDLESDDL
- a CDS encoding branched-chain amino acid ABC transporter permease → MPGLGDAASCLAGIASIQFQQLIGFLFYMGILSLMGLGLTLMYQTTKVPNFAYGFYVGLGMYVAFLGHPKILNVMPPYPLAPLAFILGGIASLATYLLVIKPLSSRGASIVQLMIATIAVDLFGSTIIYILTDYYYYVYKIYTAKGFLFRSDDIVVIANPQITAAPLIVLALLAALISLLYIFINKTKLGIAMRAAIENPGLAEILGIPTSRIYIFSWFLAGALGGLAGLFYPMWFYVDPSVPARILITIFAVSIAGGLSSIYGPFLGALLVAYAESILPSQIYGCLYSIGYQGAGEILKYGFVFPMILIVLFIAFAPTGLAPAVSRAANKLSSIIRR
- a CDS encoding ATP-dependent DNA helicase, encoding MAEEFFPHTSFRPGQREVLKRIREELASTRILILRAPTGFGKTAVGIATGMMRPPAIHSVRTRNEITPVLRDLKKLSKRVRGVRYSFIHSAHAMCPLLSDKKIDPEDFWLNCQILREMGLCSYYIKSLSIAEEDIEDILATSENHVECVKRISRELGACPFFSLARLARSSDYVVATYPYVFSRDLFSTIYPDEDPGEFSAIIDEAHIIIDPSSIFSSEISVTRIRSSVNEVREYLGGDPFTEDLMERIARLVEEKARDEKLRRIDRASMGIDSDSIEHLIDIALEVKKRAIERILSRGSVSDAASKRVSMVKVALSLALLEDSRFEAFAYRDGQNAWLKISAVDHSVVSEALQAYRSTLLMSGTPPSKEYIERILGLGGVSYIDAMEAGAWSPYTNMAVILTSQLTSRYIERGDTMYKLYSEYIDALDSLVKGVKLIVYPSYNFMRKVVEKLGWRGYIEDRGSTIEDLEEGVRADGLIHVVAGGKLSEGIELVENGRSLIKSVFIAGVPYPQRDDYIEELLKNMRRKVPDREAWDYVYNMASSIRAMQAIGRSVRSEEDRALIVLGDRRFMAQEVRKYMGIRIGRIARNIVEFKSLVRLVAENFL
- a CDS encoding cation diffusion facilitator family transporter, which produces MKLDERHPILISILFNIVAIVVKALIFSNTLSRAVYSEIFHSIGDTSNSLTLYIGTRASSAKPSPRYPFGIGKALYLSSLFSSIILGGSIFYMIIAENLRIYSSAETYIAISSGHLYWLYMLALSSFDTITLILSVKIMRAREGRAIVLAPLVLEDLMGISGNIMASASLILSNIAVDLALSSVIAFITLAGSIHIGYRSIEALLGHSAPKEVIARIVKISLSIPGVVDVNDVKTMLIDPDRYLAIVQIEVKEDMTIKEVEEIKEEIVDSIKKNLPEIRYLILDIVKPKEPAKSYVSLLREIKEI
- a CDS encoding OB-fold nucleic acid binding domain-containing protein — its product is MDPKSNPNPSPKISELKPGIENINIRGRIISVSPPRTIQTKSGLRTISEAVIGDETGRVKVTLWGKHAGTLKEGEAVEIRNAWTSAYKGEVQVNVSSKTELQVIDDNEVPPIDQIPEEFVKAPEDYRPQRAGGFRGGRGPRRGGFRRGGE
- a CDS encoding NAD(+)/NADH kinase, which gives rise to MGFDVVKGTGHEVYAEVVRCVTTRVWSTTAFDTRRCASQIASMGVKLLVFVSGDRTVHDILDNVDRRIPVPAVPAGVKVYSSVFAINPRVAARIVERFLEGLAPLVKREVLDVDKDEFRRGRLRKSSTATY
- the purB gene encoding adenylosuccinate lyase, yielding MHICPLEWRYGSSDMRNIFAISNIVRTYIEVEIALMAGLARAGIAPTHCVEALRKCSDGLEPGEIYRLEEAIGHDIASLAYILGERCGECGRYVHLGATSYDIVDTSWAILIGRALEIVKSKLRRILEAISKLAIEHRDTIMVGRTHGQHALPITLGFKLANYVFELSRSYERICQAGERIIRSKFSGAVGTMAAWGDKGFEVEKGASEYLGIEPHVISTQVAPRDGFAELISILAILASQLDRFALEVRELSRTEIGELYESEERVGSSTMPHKRNPTVSERISGLAKILRSLVIASLENIPLMHERDLTNSSSERILIPHAFLIIDQMLEDTLRLLKILRIDVKKMMENIGLTRGAIMSESIMVKLVEKGIPRHIAHKMLLEVTRDLGDRSLTEALTANPNISQYLSKEEIEEALDPRRYLGKYGELIERAIKYMEKTVEKCR
- a CDS encoding 6-hydroxymethylpterin diphosphokinase MptE-like protein, producing the protein MRWDLIRTSELYRMVLNDLGFDLDLEWEASQMACLVARSIGVRDPLDIMQEIKRAVLGRKVYVVGAGPSALKNYTRIERGSCVFCADGACSLLKDLEDVIPVSITDLDGGVKPAELVFNRGGYIVIQIHGDNYRNIPHILDYLRRWRERVVFTTQVCYPCPELTMIPGFTDGDRAFVLAKALGASEITQIGMDLDSELSTYLSKSIYGENSPATISKIRKLRWGHRIIGGLYLNTII